A window of Streptomyces sp. Je 1-332 genomic DNA:
GCTCTTGACGGGCAGCGCTTCGGCGGCGCCGGGCACGACGTCGACCGGTACGTCGGCGCGCACGGCCGCGGACGCGGCCAACTGCCGCAGGACGCGCTCCGGTTCGATCGCCACGACCTCGGAGACCGCCGCCGGAAAGTGCGCGAAGTTCAGGCCGTTCCCCGCACCGACCTCGATCACCCGCCCGGAGAGCCCGGCGAGCAGCTCCTTGCGGTACGTGGCGATGACGCGCTCGGCGGCCACGCTCTGCCGGGCGTAGAACCGGGCGAAGACGGGGTGGTGCACCGCGTCCCGGGACGCGGCTTTGGCGAAACGCGGTGACATGGGCCCTCCTCGACGGGACGAGCGGTTACCGCAATGGTGCCCCGCCGCGACCGTTTTTCCCACGCCGCACGTGCGGTGGCGGTGGGCCGCCACCCGCGCGGCGGCCGCGTACCGCCCGGGGGCTCAGCCCGCAACCCCCAGCCCTCGCGGTGCCTCCCGTCCGGTGAACGTCCCTGCGTCCCATCGGCCGCCCAGCTGCGGCGCCAGCCAATCGGCTGCCTGCGTACGGAAGTCGGGGCGGGTGAGGGAGCCCGCGCCCTGCGGTACCGCGCCGAGCAGTGGTGCGCCCGCCGACTGGGGCAGGTCCGCGAGGTTGCAGCGCGATGCCAGGTCCGGTGCGGTGGCCCAGCTGCCGATCGTCACGCCCAAGGGGGTCAGGCCCCGGGCTCGCAGGGCCTCCGCCGTGAGCGCCGTCGAGTTCAGCGTGCCGAGACCCGCCGAGGCGACCACCAGGACCGGGGCGGAAAGGAGGCGCGCGGCATCGGCCAGGGTGGCGCCCTCGTCGTCGTAGCGCACGAGCAGACCGCCCGCGCCCTCGACCAGGACCAGGTCGTGCTCCGCCGCCAACTTCTCCGCCGCCGTGGCCACTTCGTACGGGCGCACCGGCTCCATGCCCGCCCGTCGCGCGGCGGTGTTCGGCGCCAACGGCTCGGGGAAGCGGGCGAGTTCGAGGGTCGTGACCGCGTCACCCGCCAGCCGCTTCACCTCCTGCGCGTCGCCCGGCTCGCCGGGAGCCACCCCCGTCTGCGCGGGCTTGAGCATCGCGACGCTGCGCCCCGAAGCGAGCGCGAGGGCGGCCACCGCCGCGGTCGTCACCGTCTTGCCGATCTCGGTGCCCGTCCCGGACACCACGACGACCGTCATCTCAGCCCTCCTTCGCCGCCGCGCACACCGCGCGCCCGATCCGTGCCACGTCGTCGTCGCTCGTGATGAACGGCGGCATCGTGTAGACGAGGTCGCGGAAGGGCCGCACCCACACCCCTTCGCGCGTCGCGGCCCGCGTCGCCGCCGCCATGTCCACGTCGTGGTCAAGCTGTACGACGCCGATCGCACCGAGCACGCGTACGTCACGGACGCCCGGCAGATCCGCCGCCTCGGCGAGCGTGTCGCGCAGGCCCGTCTCGATGCGCTTGACCTCGGTCCGCCAGTCCTGCCCGAGCAGCAGCTCGATCGAGGCGCCGGCCACCGCGGTGGCCAGCGGATTGCCCATGAACGTCGGGCCGTGGGCCAGCACGGGTACCTCACCCCGAGAGATGCCGTCCGCGACCCGCGAGGTGCACAGTGTCGCGGCCAGCGTCAGATATCCGCCGGTCAGCGCCTTGCCCAGGCACATCACATCGGGCGTGACGCCCGCGTGGTCCGCGGCGAACAGCTCGCCCGTGCGGCCGAACCCCGTGGCGATCTCGTCGAACACGAGCAGCACGTCGTGCTCGTCACAGGCCTCACGCAACACCCGAAGATAGGCGGGGGAGTGGAACCGCATACCACCCGCGCCCTGCACCACCGGCTCCACGATCACGCCGGCAAGTTCGTCGGCGTGGCGCCCGATCATCTCCCGCAGGTGCTCGGCGTACTCCTCGTCGTACGCGTCGAAGGCCGTGGGCGGCGCGTCCGCGAACACCTGCTCGGGCAGCGCTCCCTGCCACAGCTCGTGCATGCCGCCCTCGGGGTCGCACACCGACATGGGCTGCCAGGTGTCCCCGTGGTAGCCGCCGCGCCAGGTCAGCATCCGCCGCTTGGCCGGGCGCCCGAGCGAGCGCCAGTGCTGCAGGCACATCTTGACCGCGACCTCGACCGACACCGAACCGGAGTCCGCGAGGAAGACGTGTTCCAGGCCCTCCGGCGATATGTCGACAAGGCGCTTCGCCAGGCGGACGGCGGGCTCATGGGTGAGCCCGCCGAACATGACATGGCTCATCCGGTCCAGCTGCCCGCGCACCGCGTCGTTGAGCACGGGGTGGTTGTAGCCGTGGATCGCCGACCACCAGGACGACATCCCGTCGACCAACTCGCCCCCGTCGCCCGCGAGCCGCAGCCGCACACCGCTCGCCGACTCGACGACCAGGGGCTCCTGACGGCCGGGCATCGGGCCGTACGGATGCCACACATGGCGCCGGTCGAGGTCGAGCAGCTGGGGAACGTCGAGCGGTCGGGGCGCGGAGAAGTCAGGCATTGGGCGCCAGATCCGTCCCCGCGCCCCGGCGGCGTACCGCCACCAGGTCCGTGCGCGCCTCGGACGTCTCGCCCTCCGCGGCCTCCATCGGCGCGGGTTCGGACGAACCGCACGGCCCGCAGCCGCCCCCACCGTCCCCGTGCGACCCGCAACCCGCGGCCGCCGGCGCGTCCGCGCGGTGCTCCGGAAGCGTCACCGTGTCCGTGCCCTCAACCTCGAACCCGGCGTCCGCGATCATCTCCAGGTCGGTCTTGCCGGCCTGGCCCTCGCTGGTCAGGTAGTCGCCCAGGAAGATCGAGTTGGCGAGGTGCAGCGCCAGGGGCTGCATCGAACGCAGATGCACCTCGCGGCCGCCCGCGATGCGGACCTCCACGTCGGGGCAGACGAAGCGGACCATGGCGAGAATGCGCAGGCAGCGCTGCGGGGTGAGGTTCCACTCCTTGGCGAGCGGGGTGCCCTCGAAGGGGATCAGGAAGTTGACCGGTACGGAGTCGGGGTCGAGGTCGCGCAGCGCGTAGACCACGTCCACCAGGTCCTCGTCGCTCTCGCCCATGCCCGCGATCAGACCCGAACAGGCGGAGAGGCCCGCTGCCTGCGCCTGCTGGACGGTGTCCACGCGGTCGGCGTACGTGTGCGTCGTGGTGATCTCGCCGTACGTCGCCTCGGACGTGTTGAGGTTGTGGTTGTACGCGTCCGCGCCCGCCGTGCGCAGTTTGTCCGCCTGGCCCGCGGAGAGCAGTCCGAGGCACGCGCACACCTCGACGCCTTCGTTGTTCTCCTTGATCGCCTCGATGGTCTGCGAGACCCGGTCGACGTCACGGTCGGTCGGACCGCGCCCGCTGGCGACCAGGCAGACCCGCTTGGCGCCACCCGCGACACCGGCAGCGGCGGCCTGCGAGGCCTCGTCGGGCTTGAGCCAGGTGTACTTGAGGATGCCTGCCGTCGAGCCGAGGCGCTGCGAACAGTACGAGCAGTCCTCCGGGCAGAGCCCCGACTTGAGATTGACCAGATAGTTGAGTTTCACCCGGCGCCCGAACCACTGCCGCCGTACCTTCCCGGCGGCGGAAACCACGTCCAGAAGCTCGTCGTCGGAGGTGGCCAGCACGGCCAGCGCCTCTTCACGGGTCGGCAGCTCGCGCCGAAGCCCCTTGTCCACCAGCGTGTTCAGCAGATCCATGGCGCTGATCCTTACGCACGAGGGCCTCGCTTTCCAAGGAGAGTTCGCACAACAGAAACCCTGAGAGGTGTGGGTATTGCCACATCCTGGGCCGGTGGCCGGGCGGCTAGGGTCTGTGCACTGTCTACAAACCGGCCAGTGCTGACGACCCGGAGGGGACCCCCATGGCGAGCTCGCCGTTCGACTGGATCGACGAGCAGGCGAGCCTGCGTGCGGGGGCCGGCCTCGTCCGCACCCTGCGCCCCCGCCCCGCCGACTCCGGTGGCCTCCTCGACCTGGCGAGCAACGACTACCTGGGTCTGGCCAGGCATCCCGAGATCACCGAAGGCGCGGCACGAGCGGCCCGGCACTGGGGCGGTGGAGCCACCGGTTCGCGCCTGGTGACCGGCTCCACCGAACTGCACGCGGAACTGGAGCGCGAGCTCGCCGCGTTCTGCGGCTTCGAGGCCGCCCTGGTCCTGTCCTCCGGATACGCCGCGAACCTCGCCGCCGTCACCGCCCTCGCCCCACACGGTTCGCTGATCGTCTCGGACGCGGGCAACCACGCCTCGCTCATCGACGGCTGCCGCCTGGCGCGCGGCACGACACAGGTGGTGCCGCACGCCGATCCCGAAGCGGTGCACAAGACGCTGGACGGTCACACGGGGCCCGCGATCGTCGTCTCGGACACGGTGTTCTCGGTCGACGGTGACGCGGCTTCACTGCCCGAACTCAGTTCCGTTTGCCAGGAGTTCGGGGCGGGCCTCGTCGTCGACGACGCCCACGGGCTAGGTGTGCTCGGCGACGGTGGGCGAGGCGCCCCGCAGGCGGCCGGCCTCGCGGGCACGGCCCACACGGTGGCCACGGTCACCCTGTCGAAGTCCTTCGGCAGCCAGGGTGGCGCCGTGCTCGGGCCCGCGAAGGTCATCGACCATCTGGTCAACGCGGCCCGGACCTTCATCTTCGACACGGGGCTCGCTCCCGCCGCCGCGGGTGCGGCCCTCGCGGCCCTGCGGCTGCTGGACAGGGAGCCGGAGCGCGCTGCGCGGGCGCGCGCGGTGGCGGCCGAACTGCATGAACGCCTGACGGCGGAAGGTCTCTCGGCGGTACGTCCGGACGCCGCCGTCGTCTCCGTGCGGGCCCCCTCGCCGGACGCCGCCGTGCGCTGGGCCGCCGACTGCCGGGGCGCGGGCCTGGCCGTCGGCTGCTTCCGTCCGCCGTCGGTGCCCGACGGCATCTCGCGGCTGCGGCTGACCGCCCGTGCGGATCTCACCGACGCACAGATCGCCGATGCCGTACGAGTGATCAGCCGCGCCGCACCCCGGTAGTCACCGGAGGCCGTGGACGAAGGCCTCCCATGTCGTGGGCGAGAAGAGCAGAGCGGGCCCTGCCGTGTTCTTCGAGTCGCGCACGGCGAGGAGCCCCTGCTCCGGCCCTGAAGCGAGCGAGGCCGTCTCCACGCAGTTGTTCATGCCGTTGCTGCGGCTGCTGCGGTACCACCGTGCGCCGTGCAGAGATGTGCTGGAAGGTACGTGCCGAGGCAGTGCAGTCATGGTGCCCCCTTACGCGCCGTCACGTATCCCGGCGATGTGATCCGTTGATTCCTCGGGTGAAAGCGCCTTTCCCTGAAGGGAGTTGAAGGCCTCCGTGTAGGCCTGGAGGTCTTCTTTCCGTTCGAGGTAGAGGCTACTCGTCAAGTGGTCGAGAACAACCACATCCAGATCAGCAATGTTCGGAAATGAGAAGATAACGAAAGAGCCGATGAGTCCCACATGCTCTCCGGCGGCGAACGGCAGCACCTGAAGTCGTACATGGGGCAACTGTGCGGCTTCCAGTAACCGTTTCAACTGACCGGCGAGCACCCGGCTGCCGCCCACCGGCCTGCGCAGCACGGCCTCGTCCAGGATCACGCTCAGTTGCAGCGGTGGAGAGGTGCGCAGTACGTCCTGACGGGCAAGACGCACCTCCACCAGCGTGTCCACCTGCTCGTCGGGCAGTCCGTCCAGCGCGGCCCGCGTCACCGCACGCGCGTAGTCCGGTGTCTGCAGCAGGCCCGGCACGACCGTGGTCTCCAGGGTGCGCATCCGACAGGCCTGTGACTCCAGGCTGATGAAGTCGCGGTAGGCGGGCGGCAGCAGCTCGCGATAGGCGTGCCACCAGTGGCGGCGACCACCGTCGTCGTCCGAGCCCGCCAATGCCATCAGCAACTGGCGGAGTTGGGGGTCCCGCACCTCGTACGCATCGAGCAGCAGTCCTACGTCGGCCGCCTTGACGCTGCTACGCCCCGTCTCGATCCGGCTGACCTTCGACTGATGCCAGCCGACCCGGCCCGCCGCCTGGCCACTGGTGAGCCCGGCGTGCGCGCGCAGCGCGCGCAGTTCGGCGCCGAGTTTCCGGCGGCGCACCGCGGGGCCGTACCGCATGTCCGTCTCCTTCCCGACGGAGCGTTCCTATTCCGCCTTCCCAGGGCCGCTCAGGGGCGACAGTAGAGGAAGTGCCGACCGCGCGCCCAAATACGGTCTCTCGTAGCAGAGTTCACCGCTTCGAGCGACAGATATATGCACTTCTTGGTGGATGGCCACCTGTGAGGGGTCCAAGAGTGGCAGGCTGGCGCGAAGCACCATTCCGGGACTGTCCTCGTGCCTTCCGCCACGAGTCGGAGCGAGCCCGGTGGGAAAGGGACAACGTCGCCATGGCAGACCTTCAGGAAGCATCCGTCACCCTGCCGAGCGACCCTGCCTCGGTCTCCACGGCCCGGAAATACGTCGCGCGCGTCCTTGCCGAGTGGGGCCTGCCGGGTGAGGCCGAGGCGGCCGACACGGTCCGGCTCATCGTCTCCGAACTCGCCACGAACGCCGTCCAGCACACCCGGGGCCAGTCGCCCACCTTCCGGGTGGACATCGAGCTCGACCGAGACGAGCAGCTGCGCATCGGCGTCACCGACAGCCACCCCCGCTACCCCAAGCGGCTGCCCGCCGCCGTCCAGCAGGACAACGGCCGTGGCCTGGTGATCATCCGCTGGCTGACCATGGAGTGCGGCGGCAGGCTCTCGGTCACGCCGACCCCCGAGGGAGGCAAGACGGTCTGGATCGCGCTGCCCTGGACCGCGCCGGTCCGTGGCGACGCGACGGCACCCTCGGCCTCGCCCTCACCCCGCTGAGCGTCCGAACGCGCCCCGGAGCAGCGCCCGGAAGGTGTCCGCCGCCGGATGCGACTCGTCGGTGCGGTGGACGACCGAGATCGTGCGGCGCAAGGTGCCCGGCTCCAACGGCCGCACGCCCACCGGGGTGGCAGCCGTCCGCGCCACCATCTCCGGTACGACGGCGACGCCGAGCCCGGCGCTGACCAGCGCGCACACCAGCGCGTAGCCCGGAGTCTCGACCAGGACCGAGGGTGTCGCGCCGGCCCGCACCAGCGCGGACTCCACGCCCTGGCGGGGCGGATGTGTCGGCGCCATGCTGATGAGCGGCTGCCCGGCGAGTTCGGCCAGGGGCAGCCGTGCGGGAGAATTCGCGAGCGCGTGCCCGGGCGAGGTCACCAGGACGAGCTCCTCGACCAGGATCGGCTCCTCGGTCACGGACGCGGGCAGCGGCACCGCGTCCGCGGGCTCGTACGTATGAGTGAGGGCCAGGTCGACCTCGCCCGCCGCCACGGCCGCGATGCCGAGCGGCGGTTCGTAGCCCCGGACCGTCAGATCGACGTCCGGATGGGCGCGGCGGAACGCGGTCAGCGCGGGCGGCACCAGATGGATCCCGGCCGTGGTGAACGTCCCCACCCGCAGCCTGCCGCCGGAGAGCCCCGCGAGCCGGGCCAGTTCGTGCCGGGCCTGCTCCATCTCGTCCAGGACCCGGCGCGCCCGCGCGAGCAACAGCTCACCCGCGCCGGTCAGCCGTGCCCCGCGGTGATGCCGCACCAGGAGCGGGGTCCCCGCCTCCCGTTCGAGCTTGGCCAGCTGCTGGGAGAGTGCGGGCACGGTGTAGCCGAGGCGCTCGGCGGCGCGGGTGATCGACCCGGCCTCGGAGACCGCCACCAGTGCGGCGAGCCGCGTCGGGTCGTACATGGCCGCTCCCGGGGCAGGGGCCGGCGGGCGGTGGGGCGGTCCGTCGGCGTGGGGGTAAACGCCTGCTTAAGGCTGGCTCAGGATATTCCACATGCCTGCTGAAGGCAGAAGAACGGCAGGGTGGACGCCATGGACGCACAACTGGTCGCCTTCACCGGAGTCGCCGCGGGCATGGTCGCCATGCCGGGTGCCGACTTCGCCGTCGTGGTGCGCAACGCCCTCGCCTCACGCCGTGCCGGGATCGCCTGCGCGATCGGCGTGGCGGGCGGACTCCTGGTGCACACGGCGCTCGCGGTGGCCGGGGTCGCGGCGGTCCTCGCGGCGGTGCCCACGCTTCTGCGGGCGTTGCAGGCCGCGGGCGGGGCCTATGTGCTCTACCTCGGCTGCCGCGCCCTGCGATCGGCGGCGCGGCCGCTCGAAAGCTTCGGGGCGCGGGACGGCGTGGAGCACGTGATGGCCGGGGGCAGTCTGCGGCAGGGCTTCCTCACCAACGCCCTCAACCCGAAGGCGCCCATCACCTTCCTCAGCGTGCTGCCCCAGTTCGTGCCCGCGGGCAGCCCCGCGATGCCGAGGACGCTGCTGCTCGCGTCCATCATCGTGGCCCTCGCCCTGGTGTGGTTCCCGGTCGTCGCCCTCCTGGTCGACCGGCTCGGGCGGTGGTTGCGCAGGCCCCGCACGGCCCGTGCCATCGAGGGCGGCACCGGCGTGGCGCTCGGCGTCCTCGGCGTGGTGCTCCTCATCGAGGCCCTGCCGGCCTGACGCCGCCCGACGTGTCCGATTCCTTGCCGTCGTCATCCCGGTCCTGGACCTTGTCCGCCGCGCCACGCACCAGGAGGGGGAGCAGGCCCCACAGGCCCGCACACACCACCATCGTGGCCGCGGCGGCGATGATCCCGCCGGTTCGGCCCACCGCCACGTCGACGACCAGGAGCACGGCGCCGGAGACCGCGAACACCAGGACACCGAGGCCGACACCCGCGAGGCGGGACGACACCCGCACGATCAGCGGCTTGGCCCGCTGCCCGAACAGCGACCTGTGCACGGCTGCCGGAGCGGTGAACAGCGCCGCGGCGAGTACGGCGAGCAGCAGCGTGGTCACATACGTGGCGCGCTGCATCGTGTCGAGCGAGGGGAAGCGCTCGGTGAAGGCGAGCGTCAGCAGGAAGGCGAAAAGGATCTGCACTCCGGCCTGCGTGACCCGCAGTTCCTGGAGGATCTCCGAGAAGTTGCGATCGGCGCGTTCGAAGCGCGTCTCGTTGCGGGACGGTCCGCCTGCGGTGGAGGAGCTGTTGTTTTCGGCCATGGCGCACGAGTATCCGCGTCGGCGCGCCCCACGCCTGGCGGGCGCGCCGGTCGGAGGGCCTGGCGGAGGGCCGGGCGAGCGGTGGCGGCGGCCGTGCGGGCCGCCGCCACCGCCCCAGGTCGAGCCGCTGACCGGCGATCAGTGACGGGCCATCAGCGGGGACGGGCCGTCAGTGGTGAAGGGCCATCAGCGCACCCGCCCGTAGGAGACGCTCTTCGTCCAGATCTTCTCCAGTCGCACCACGGTGTTCGACTTGGGGGCGTGCCAGATCCGGCCCTTGCCCGCGTAGATCCCGACGTGGTAGACGTTCCGGCCGGAGTGGAAGAAGACCAGGTCACCGCGGGTGCGGTTGGATGCCGAGATGTGGCGGGTCTTGTTGTACTGCTGTCCGGCGGTGCGTGGCAGTTTCTTGCCCGCACGCTTGAACGAGTACTGGGTCAGACCGGAGCAGTCGAACCGGTTCGGCCCCGTCGCTCCATAGCCGTACGGGGAGCCCTTCTTGGAGGCGGCGATCTTGAGCGCCTTGGCCCCGTGTGTCGCGGCCTCCGCCTCCGACGTGAGCCCTGGGGCCACGAGGGTCCCGCCTACGACGGCGAGCGTGAGGGCCGATACCGAACCGGCCCTGGTGAGCAGTGACGGGACGTGATTCAGCGCGGTCATGCGCAACCCTTCGTCAACCGCCTGTGAAGGATGACCTGTCGGATTCGGGCTGACAAAGTTGCCCGGCCGCACTGTGCGGCTTCACCCCAAGGGCCGGTGTCCGGACTTTCCGGACCGACCCGTCATGCCTGGGTCCTCCACTCCTGCCGATGCACCGATGTCGACCGGTCATCCGGGCGGCGGCAGGACTCGGCGTCCGCCCGGACCGCCCCGCCGCTGTGGCGGGGGCTTGTCGTCGAAAGGGATCTTGACCCGTGAAGGGCGTGAATTCCGAGCCGAAACGGCCTTTTGTGAAGCTCCTCACGGCTGAACCGTTCGGGTGGACACGGCCCGGTTCGTGGTCAGGTCGCGACGAAGGACGATCGTTCGACCAGCACCGGAACGAGTAATTCCGGCCCCCGCGTACACATCTGACGCAACTGAAGACGGTCCGAAAAACGATGATTGTCTACGCCGAACGAGGTAGCCCGTTTGGTTCGTTTGAGATCGGGCCGGGACGTATCGCCCTCCGGCTCGGGGGTGACGGGGGCTCAGGACGCGGTCGCGGGCGGCACGGTGACCCGGCAGGACCGCCGCTCCCCGTCGAGCACGCGCAGCGCCCGTGCCAACGTCGGCGCGTGCACCGCGCTCTCGCCCCGCTGGTGCATGAGCGTCAGCGCGTCCCGTAGGGCGGTCGCGCTGCCGACCAGGGCTTGGGCGGCGCGCAGTCCTCCGTAGGTGTCCGAGGCGCGGGCCGGGTTGATCCGGCCCACCAGGTCGATCACTTCGAGGTACCGGTCGATCAACTCGCCCTCGGCGCGGGTGAGTGCGGGCAGCGGAGGAAGTTCGGGTGGCAGCATCGCCGGTTCACCCCGCGTCCTTGGTGCCCGAGGACGTCTTGCGGCTCGCGATGATGCGGTCCACCAGGCCGTAGTCGACTGCCTCGGTCGCGCTGAGGATCTTGTCCCGCTCGATGTCGGCGCGGACGCGTTCCGCGCTTCGGCCCGTGTGTTGGACGAGCAGCTTCTCCAGTTGTGCGCGGGTGCGCAGGAGTTCGTCGGCCTGGATCGCCAGGTCGGAGGCCTGACCGTGAACCGGCTCGGCCAGTGAGGGCTGGTGGATGAGAACCCGGGCGCCGGGCAGCGCGTGTCGCTTGCCCGGGGTGCCCGCGGCCAGCAGGACCGCCGCCGCCGACGCGGCCTGCCCCAGGCATGTCGTCTCCACGTCGCAGGAGACGAACTGGATCGTGTCGTAGATCGCGGTCATCGCGCTGAACGAACCACCGGGGGAGTTGATGTAGAGCGCGATGTCGCGGTCCGGCGCCAGGTATTCGAGGTGCATGAACTGCGCCATCACGTCGTTGGCCGACGTGTCGTCGATCGGCGTCCCCAGGAAGACGATGCGCTCCTCGAGGAGCTTCGAGTACGGATCGAGGGTCCGCTGCCCGGTGCTCGTGCGCTCGGTGAACTCGGGCAGGACATAGCGGGCGGACGGTCGGTTCATGACATGTCTCTCCTCTGCCGGGGTCGGCTGCTCCCCAAGGCTCCTGTAAGAAAAGTACAGGACGTACGTAACCGCCTTGTCGAGATCTCCCGTGCCTCGTCGTGATCTCCCGCGGCCCGACGAGGCCCCCGTCGGCCTTGTCCGGTTACTCCAAATCCAGGAGGAACGGCGGCACTTGACTGGTTCGGCGTGCCCATGGGGAGCGCAGGCCGGGGTGGAGCGTTAAGCGTTCGGACGGCCGGGTACTCGGGCGCCATGAACCGTTTGGAGCATCTGGACAAGAGCCTCGTCGATGAACTGACGCACGCGGCCCGCGAGGCCGTGCGGGAAGAGTTGAGAGAGCAGACACGCAAGCAGCGCCGTAAGGCCGCGCTGTACGCCGGTGCGGGGGCCGTCGGCCTCTACGCGGGCGCTGCGCTGGCGCTCGCCCTCGGCCTCGCGCTTGCCCTGGGGCTGCCCGACTGGGCGGCCGCGCTGATCACCGCGGTGGTACTCGGAGTCGTGGCCTTCCTGTTGCGGAGCGCGGCCCGTCCGTCCGCGGACCGGCCTTCGACGGATCGCCCCCGCCCCTCGGCCGATCTGCCCTCCGTCGACGGGCCGTCCCTGACTCCTCCGCCCGTGACACCGCAGGCGCCCGCACCGCCTACCGTGCCGCCGACCGTGGACGCGGCACACCCGGGCGGCACGGAGCCCGAGGTTCCGCACCGGTGGGGCCAGTGAGCCGGGACACCTCAAGAGAGATGTTTGGCCAACGGATTACGGGCCACTCGTGAAGAAGAGGTGGCCATATTGAACACATCGTCGGATCCAGAGAAGAAGAAGGCGAGTTCGCAGAACTCGCGCAATTCAACCGAAAACGCGGATAGCGGCGGGACGAAGCGCCGCCCGGGTCCCATGGAGGTGCTGCGCACCGCACGCACCCAGCTCGCGGAGCTGACCGGGATGGTCGCCGAGTCCGTGTCGTCCTTCGAGCAGACCGAGGACGGCTGGACGTTGGAGATCGAGGTCCTGGAACTCACCCGGGTTCCGGACACGATGAGTCTCCTCGCCAGCTACCAGGTGGAGTGCGACCCGCAGGGCGAACTCCTCGGTTACAAGCGCGTCCGCCGCTACGAACGCGGGCGCGCCGACCAGAAGGCCGGCGGCCGGTAGCGCACCCGTCGCGCGGGTTTCTCCGCGGATTTTCCAACAGACTCCCCAGATAAGGAGGGCCGGTCGTCATGACCGTTGTCCCTGCACAGCAATCCGGTGGATCGGGCGGCACCAGTGGCCTGTACGACGTCCTGGAGCTCGTTCTCGACCGAGGCCTCGTGATCGACGCCTTCGTGCGTGTCTCGCTGGTCGGCATCGAGATCCTGAAGATCGACGTGCGTGTGGTCATAGCCAGCGTGGACACGTATCTGCGCTTCGCCGAGGCGTGCAACCGCCTCGACCTGGAGGCGGGACCGCGCAAGGATCCCGGGCTCCCCGACCTGGTGGGCGAGATGACCGAGTCCGGCGCGCGTGGCAAGTCCAAGGGCGCGCTGTCCGGTGCCGCCGAGACCATTTCCGACGCGTTCAAGCAGTCCCGTGAAGAGAGCCAGACGGAGTCCCGTCCGCGCGCCCGTAAGAGCACGTCGGCGCGGAGGAAGGAGGAGCAGGAATGAGCACCTACGTCTATGGCATCGCCGCGAGTTCACACCCGGCACTGCCCGAAGGCATGGACGGCGTGGGCAAGCCCTCTCGCCCCGTGCGCATCGTCAGGGAAGGCGACCTGGCGGCGATCGTCAGTGAGGCGCCCGAGTCGCTGCGCGCCAAGCGCCACGACCTGCTGGCCCACCAGAACGTGCTGAACGAGGCAGGCGCGGCGGGCCCGGTCCTTCCCATGCGGTTCGGCAACGTCGCACCGGACGACGCGTCCGTCACGAGCGTCCTCGCCGAACGCGCTGAGCACTACCGCGAGCGGCTCGCCACGCTGGCCGGCAAGGTCGAGTACAACGTCAAGGCGAGCCACGAGGAGCAGGCCGCCCTGCA
This region includes:
- a CDS encoding gas vesicle structural protein GvpA, producing MTVVPAQQSGGSGGTSGLYDVLELVLDRGLVIDAFVRVSLVGIEILKIDVRVVIASVDTYLRFAEACNRLDLEAGPRKDPGLPDLVGEMTESGARGKSKGALSGAAETISDAFKQSREESQTESRPRARKSTSARRKEEQE
- a CDS encoding DUF6328 family protein; the encoded protein is MAENNSSSTAGGPSRNETRFERADRNFSEILQELRVTQAGVQILFAFLLTLAFTERFPSLDTMQRATYVTTLLLAVLAAALFTAPAAVHRSLFGQRAKPLIVRVSSRLAGVGLGVLVFAVSGAVLLVVDVAVGRTGGIIAAAATMVVCAGLWGLLPLLVRGAADKVQDRDDDGKESDTSGGVRPAGPR
- a CDS encoding gas vesicle protein, with amino-acid sequence MLNTSSDPEKKKASSQNSRNSTENADSGGTKRRPGPMEVLRTARTQLAELTGMVAESVSSFEQTEDGWTLEIEVLELTRVPDTMSLLASYQVECDPQGELLGYKRVRRYERGRADQKAGGR
- a CDS encoding C40 family peptidase translates to MTALNHVPSLLTRAGSVSALTLAVVGGTLVAPGLTSEAEAATHGAKALKIAASKKGSPYGYGATGPNRFDCSGLTQYSFKRAGKKLPRTAGQQYNKTRHISASNRTRGDLVFFHSGRNVYHVGIYAGKGRIWHAPKSNTVVRLEKIWTKSVSYGRVR
- a CDS encoding LysE family translocator; the encoded protein is MDAQLVAFTGVAAGMVAMPGADFAVVVRNALASRRAGIACAIGVAGGLLVHTALAVAGVAAVLAAVPTLLRALQAAGGAYVLYLGCRALRSAARPLESFGARDGVEHVMAGGSLRQGFLTNALNPKAPITFLSVLPQFVPAGSPAMPRTLLLASIIVALALVWFPVVALLVDRLGRWLRRPRTARAIEGGTGVALGVLGVVLLIEALPA
- a CDS encoding ATP-dependent Clp protease proteolytic subunit, producing the protein MNRPSARYVLPEFTERTSTGQRTLDPYSKLLEERIVFLGTPIDDTSANDVMAQFMHLEYLAPDRDIALYINSPGGSFSAMTAIYDTIQFVSCDVETTCLGQAASAAAVLLAAGTPGKRHALPGARVLIHQPSLAEPVHGQASDLAIQADELLRTRAQLEKLLVQHTGRSAERVRADIERDKILSATEAVDYGLVDRIIASRKTSSGTKDAG
- a CDS encoding phage holin family protein translates to MNRLEHLDKSLVDELTHAAREAVREELREQTRKQRRKAALYAGAGAVGLYAGAALALALGLALALGLPDWAAALITAVVLGVVAFLLRSAARPSADRPSTDRPRPSADLPSVDGPSLTPPPVTPQAPAPPTVPPTVDAAHPGGTEPEVPHRWGQ